In Janthinobacterium sp. J1-1, a single genomic region encodes these proteins:
- a CDS encoding M48 family metallopeptidase has protein sequence MVPAQNPLRQLALPLLVACAAMLAGCTTPGTTVSGPFNMTPAPDEAPAYTAQQKAAQDNLVKMVALQDRLSKVSAPLLINNADLCKTYARNLLGFTAQNKYSYPGVYADAAQAALGYGEQMQVSGVLPGSGAARAGLRKGDGLLAAEGKPLPAGPNAEGPFGAIVGPLASKSASINMTIARQGQPQDLKIPVTRACAFRVALGNADNINAYSDGARIMLTRGMVNAAQNDEGIAFVIAREMAHNILDHARTQRSSGTAGSIIDSLGAVQPDVSMLTGSAGVKAMPQEMDAQADTLAIYLLARAGYDIGNAASFWQRIATQVPAGTANGYTALHPGMSARIAAINRAVIDVRAKQSAKKPLRP, from the coding sequence ATGGTTCCAGCCCAAAACCCGCTGCGCCAATTGGCCCTGCCACTGCTGGTGGCTTGCGCCGCCATGCTTGCCGGGTGTACCACGCCCGGCACCACCGTCAGCGGCCCGTTCAACATGACGCCCGCGCCCGATGAAGCGCCCGCCTACACGGCGCAGCAGAAGGCGGCGCAGGACAACCTGGTGAAAATGGTGGCCTTGCAGGACCGGCTGTCGAAAGTCTCGGCGCCGCTGCTGATCAACAATGCGGACCTGTGCAAGACCTACGCGCGCAACCTGCTGGGCTTTACGGCGCAGAACAAGTATTCCTACCCGGGTGTCTATGCCGATGCGGCGCAGGCGGCCCTGGGCTACGGCGAACAGATGCAGGTATCGGGCGTGCTGCCGGGCAGCGGCGCCGCGCGCGCCGGCCTGCGCAAGGGCGACGGCCTGCTGGCCGCCGAAGGCAAGCCGCTGCCTGCCGGCCCGAACGCGGAAGGCCCGTTCGGCGCCATCGTTGGCCCGCTGGCCTCGAAAAGCGCCAGCATCAACATGACGATTGCACGCCAGGGCCAGCCGCAGGACCTGAAGATTCCCGTCACCCGCGCCTGCGCCTTCCGCGTTGCGCTGGGCAATGCCGACAATATCAATGCGTATTCGGATGGCGCCCGCATCATGCTCACGCGCGGCATGGTCAATGCGGCGCAAAACGATGAAGGCATCGCCTTCGTGATCGCGCGCGAAATGGCGCACAACATCCTCGACCATGCGCGCACCCAGCGCAGCAGCGGCACGGCCGGCAGCATCATCGACAGCCTGGGCGCGGTGCAGCCCGACGTATCGATGCTGACGGGTTCCGCCGGTGTCAAAGCCATGCCGCAGGAAATGGACGCCCAGGCCGACACCCTGGCGATCTACCTGCTGGCGCGCGCCGGCTACGATATCGGCAACGCGGCCAGCTTCTGGCAGCGCATCGCCACGCAAGTGCCCGCCGGCACCGCCAATGGCTATACGGCGCTGCACCCCGGCATGAGCGCGCGCATCGCCGCCATCAACCGGGCGGTG
- the dut gene encoding dUTP diphosphatase has translation MKNIDIKILDARMKDQLPAYATPGSAGLDLRACIDEAITIEPGQTVLIPTGLAIYLGDPGYAAMILPRSGMGHKNGIVLGNLVGLIDSDYQGQLMVSTWNRGQNAFTLNPMERLAQLIIVPVLQVGFNVVEEFGDSERGAGGFGSTGKH, from the coding sequence ATGAAAAATATCGACATCAAAATCCTCGACGCCCGTATGAAAGACCAGTTGCCGGCCTACGCCACCCCGGGCAGCGCCGGCCTGGACCTGCGTGCCTGCATCGATGAAGCCATCACGATCGAACCCGGCCAGACCGTGCTGATCCCGACCGGCCTGGCGATTTACCTGGGCGACCCGGGCTATGCGGCGATGATACTGCCGCGCAGCGGCATGGGCCACAAGAACGGCATCGTGCTGGGGAATCTGGTAGGCTTGATCGACTCCGATTACCAGGGCCAGTTGATGGTCTCGACCTGGAACCGGGGCCAAAACGCATTCACGCTCAACCCCATGGAACGCCTGGCGCAACTGATTATCGTGCCGGTGCTGCAAGTGGGCTTTAATGTCGTCGAGGAATTCGGCGACAGCGAACGCGGTGCTGGCGGATTCGGCAGCACCGGCAAACACTAA
- the coaBC gene encoding bifunctional phosphopantothenoylcysteine decarboxylase/phosphopantothenate--cysteine ligase CoaBC yields MELSGKKIVLGLSGGVACYKAAELCRALTRAGASVQVVMTDAASHFITAVTMQALSGHPVHTSQWDARIANNMAHIDLTRGADAILIAPCSADFLRKLAHGVCDDLLSTLCLARPAHLPLLVAPAMNVEMWQNPATARNVQQLREDGIGFFGPAAGEQACGEVGLGRMLEPEQLLAELIAAFQPKVLAGRRVLVTAGPTFEAIDPVRGITNLSSGKMGYAVARAAREAGADVLLISGPTALPAPFGVRRIDVQSAQQMHDAVLDHLDGQHVFIAVAAVADWRVVNASSQKMKKQADGSVPELQFAQNPDILATVAARTNLRGFPYCVGFAAESENLVEFGASKREKKGIPLLVGNIGHHTFGQDDNTIILFDEDGHTVLPRASKLELARQLISEISKRIAKISLLK; encoded by the coding sequence ATGGAATTGTCGGGTAAAAAAATCGTCCTGGGCCTGTCGGGCGGCGTCGCCTGCTACAAGGCCGCCGAACTGTGCCGCGCGCTGACCCGCGCCGGCGCTTCGGTGCAAGTGGTCATGACGGACGCGGCCAGCCACTTCATCACGGCCGTGACGATGCAGGCGCTGTCCGGCCACCCCGTGCATACCAGCCAATGGGATGCGCGCATAGCCAACAATATGGCGCATATTGACCTCACGCGCGGCGCCGACGCCATCCTGATCGCGCCGTGTTCGGCCGATTTCCTGCGCAAGCTCGCCCATGGCGTGTGCGACGACCTGCTGTCGACCCTGTGCCTGGCCCGTCCGGCGCATTTGCCGCTGCTGGTGGCGCCGGCCATGAACGTGGAAATGTGGCAGAACCCCGCCACCGCCCGCAATGTGCAACAGCTGCGCGAAGACGGCATCGGTTTCTTTGGCCCGGCCGCCGGCGAACAGGCTTGCGGCGAGGTGGGCCTGGGCCGCATGCTGGAGCCGGAGCAGCTGCTGGCGGAACTGATCGCCGCCTTCCAGCCGAAAGTACTGGCGGGCAGGCGCGTGCTGGTCACGGCCGGCCCCACCTTTGAAGCGATCGATCCGGTGCGCGGCATTACCAATCTGTCCTCGGGCAAAATGGGCTATGCGGTGGCGCGCGCAGCGCGCGAAGCGGGCGCCGATGTGCTCCTGATCTCGGGCCCGACCGCCCTGCCCGCGCCATTCGGCGTGCGCCGCATCGATGTGCAAAGCGCGCAGCAGATGCATGACGCCGTGCTCGATCACCTCGACGGCCAGCACGTCTTTATCGCCGTGGCGGCGGTCGCCGACTGGCGCGTGGTCAACGCCAGCAGCCAGAAAATGAAAAAGCAGGCCGACGGCTCGGTGCCCGAACTGCAGTTCGCGCAGAATCCGGATATTCTCGCCACGGTGGCGGCCCGCACCAACCTGCGCGGCTTTCCGTATTGCGTGGGCTTTGCCGCCGAATCGGAAAACCTGGTGGAATTCGGCGCCTCGAAGCGCGAGAAAAAGGGCATCCCCCTGCTGGTAGGCAATATCGGCCACCACACCTTCGGCCAGGACGACAACACCATCATCCTGTTCGACGAAGACGGCCACACCGTGCTGCCGCGCGCCTCCAAGCTGGAACTGGCGCGCCAGCTGATTTCCGAAATTTCCAAGCGTATCGCCAAGATTTCGCTGCTCAAGTAA
- the lspA gene encoding signal peptidase II: MATKNRVVSKSKSSSSSSLVPWLGIAAIVILFDQISKITVLRTFQYAEEKVITSFFNLVLAFNKGAAFSFLSDQGGWQRYFFTGIALAAAVYIIYLLKKHAGQRMFCWALALILGGALGNAIDRLVYGHVVDFLDFHWKSWGHFPAFNIADSAICIGAALFIIDELRRVNK, translated from the coding sequence ATGGCCACTAAAAACCGCGTTGTGTCGAAATCGAAATCGTCGTCGTCATCGTCCCTGGTTCCCTGGCTGGGCATCGCCGCCATCGTCATCCTGTTCGACCAGATCAGCAAGATCACCGTGCTGCGCACCTTCCAGTATGCCGAGGAAAAGGTCATCACCTCGTTCTTCAACCTGGTACTGGCGTTTAACAAGGGCGCCGCGTTCAGCTTTTTGTCCGACCAGGGCGGCTGGCAGCGCTATTTCTTCACCGGTATCGCGCTGGCGGCAGCCGTCTACATCATCTATCTGTTGAAAAAGCACGCCGGCCAACGCATGTTTTGCTGGGCCCTGGCATTGATTTTGGGTGGCGCGCTGGGCAACGCCATCGACCGCCTGGTCTACGGCCACGTGGTCGATTTCCTCGATTTCCACTGGAAAAGCTGGGGCCATTTCCCCGCTTTCAATATCGCCGACAGCGCCATCTGCATCGGCGCGGCCCTGTTCATCATCGATGAACTGCGGCGTGTCAACAAATAA